AAGGCTTCCTAACTGGCTCAGTGcctgcaccttccatattcccacAGCCATGTATGCGCAGGCTGGAAATGCTTCTCCCAAGGCCTGCAGTCACTATTCCAGGAAACTAAACTTATCTCCTATTTTGATTATAACCAatcaatatttataaaatggcaacCTATTCAGCAATGCTGTACAACAGAACTATGTAGTTTAAACTCACCAGTCGTTATACCCTTGCCTTCACAGCTCAggcattttttctcttttatttattagATTCCTTTCTGTGCagctgatgatgatgaagatgactGCCATAAACCTGGGTAAGAAGCCATTATTACAGCGCTTAATTATTTCTGATTTatcataaacctcttgtcttataaatctttttttttttttttccccttctcccTTTTTCTAGCTGCTCCCAAGGGACAAGCTGGGTGAATCTATGGTACGTCTGGTAAGTACACATTTAGGTGATTATGCACAGATTGGGTACagaattatttaatatatttagtgAACCGGTTTTTCTTAGCTGTGAAATagaaaattaaacatttaatGTGGCTAAAGCCTCTGATGTTGCTGAGAATACAATATACGTTAGTAGAACAAATCATGCTAGATGCTTGTTTGTATCCTCGGCATTTTCAGATTAAGGGAGTTCTTAGggctgatttaattttttttaaaagccctATTGTTCAGTTAGTCACCTAATAGTTGCTCACTTCTGCCACCTGTTGGTTGTTTCTCTCTGTCTGGCTCCTGGAATAGAGGCCACTGCTTTGACCTCTCTGCAATTAAATGCTTGTTCAAATATAGGCCTCCACACATTGTCAGAATAACTGTAACTAGAGTGATCACATGATGCCTATTTTCCCCTAATCAgtcaccagatttttttttttttttttgtcctattACTAGGGAACATTAGTTAAGAGATTTGACAAGGTGTTAGCCGGTAGTGATTTGATGTTTATAGTGTTTGTACCATGCTGAATCTTCATGGGTGGGCATGTGGTgtctgagcttttttttttttttttttgtacaaaaaaaaaactcattcgaCATCCAGCATATATGGCCTGGGCCTCTTAGTCCTTTACAGATATATACACCACACCTGTGGCAGCCATATTTTTGTGTTTCATATATATCTTTGCTGCAAATGACTGTTCTTATGTAGAagagaaaatatgtatttaaccTCCAAGTAGTGGTCATCCTGAGCCCCCATTTCTCTGTTCCAAGCCCACAAGTGTTGGCCCTAAGAGGCAGAGAGACTGGAGAAATGCCTGTCGATGGCTATGACTTTCAGTACTGTGCATATCCGCTTGGCCCAGTGTGTAGATTTTCAGTAGGAGGCTACTGAATTGCGCTTTCATTGCTATTGGTTCTCGGTTCTCCAGGTTTATTCTTGTTTAAGTAAGGATTAAAAAATACATTGGGTTAATTGCCTTCTAAATTCCATGCAGCAATTTTAACTAATGTTGAGTGACTAGAGCTTATTAATTTTAATGTTACTACAGCCAATTCTGTGGGGGCTGAAACATGAAGCTGGCGAGTGAAATCTAATATTCCCCCATCATGCATGTGCTGACGTGCAGTTTTAGGTTTAAATATAGGCTTGAGAAGTGCTTGATTATCTTAACAGGTTTAACTGGTAGCATTTACAGCACCTAGCCTAATGCTTTTTTAAGCTGGGCTGTGTTTGCTATGTCTCGGgtggcgcgggggggggggggtgatgtttGTGCCAAACCACAGATCATTACAGCCCACTGGGCTCGATACACAATTTAAACAGTAGTCGGATAAGGGTTTGTTTGCTGTGTCTAGGacacatatgtcaaacacaaggcccgcgggccgtatcgggcccacctggctgttttatgtggcccttggtgagtgtgtctaacTGTCCAGCGTGATCAATTTCCAACTAAgacttagtatcttactaagtatcttaataaaacattcggcccacgacttagcctgtgctttagattttggcccccttatgtgattgagtttgacacccctggtctaggACAAGCCATAGAGCAAAATGAATGAGTTTGTTGCCTGATAACATTGTTACTCTTCCCACACAGGCTGATTCTGGTGACCATATTTTTGCTTCTGCTCTGTGGGACTACAGCAAGTTGCATCAAGTTTTGCTGCAGGAAAAAGAAGCCGCCTGTGCAGACCTTTCAGAATCATCCCTGCGAAGTGACTGTCATTGCCATAGATAACGACAGCACCATTCACAGTACTGTTACCTGTGAGTGCCAGTCTATTTCAATTTTCACCCACTGCAGCATATTTAATATACGGTCCAttataggaaaatatatattaGAGCTTAGCCTACTGTAGGCTGTAAAGTATAAGGAAATTGCTTATTGAATATTaattctctgcatatttgcagTGGATTAGGAGCTTCCATATAGCAAGTTCTCTACAAGCAGTATCATATGTGTTGGTCATGCTTAACGTAGCAGTtgtgtgggggaaaaaaattctttcctAGGTAAACTGGCTGTTGCCGTTATGCATAAGTATCCTTTGAAGCAAAGGTAGCCTTTGTACATATCCGACTAATGTTTtgctatattttaattttatataaggGAAAGCTACCATGCTTGTGTAAGCAACAATGTTAAGTGATAATAAGTACAGTGCCTAACCATGCTTTAGCCATTCTAAAGCCTTTGATTAAATAAAGTTACAAGCACCTCTTCTTTTAGTTGGTTGTATGTCACTTCTGCATACAGCCTTTCGTCTGATAAGGGCAATGGCATATTAGGTGACTGCGAGCACTTAGATGCCCATTTGCACGGTAGGAAGGAATATCTCCACCTAGTAACTTTCAAAATCCAGTTTTGATGTGAaagtttttaaaattcttttattgccacaaattaatttttttttttctttccttttattcagcCTACAGCTCTGTGCAGTATCCCCATATGTTCCCATTTGCTGACCCTGATCGAAGTGCAATGTCCCCTCCCGCCTACAGCCTGTATGCCATGGAACTACCTCCAGCTTATGAAGAAGCCATTAAAATGGCCAAGACCAACAGTGAAGCTGGTCCCTCTGCTTCAGCCCCAAAACTTGAAGGCATTAGTGAGCAAGAGGGGACAGAAGATGAGCCAGATCAACAGGCTGGGCAGCGAACCATCTCAGATGTCACTGAATCACCACCCTGCTATGAGGAGTCAGAATCTAGCCAGGGACAGAGCCAGTCACAGCTAACTATAGATTAGGAACTTGTTCTTCCCAGAGCTTGGCATGTATGACAACGATCATGTTCTGCTGCAGTTGCCAACAGGGGACATCCAGTCTGTTTATAGTTATATCACCTACATATAAGGCATTGACTTTCTAAATAACACACCCTTCTGCTCTGTTTCAAGTATTAGAGGAGTAGATACCTGAAAAGTTTAATTAGTCATTGGCAATGGTTGCAGATCCCAACTATTTGGGCAGAGGAATACTGCGGCAGACTGTTTCCACAAAAGTCTTGGTGGCTCCCAATTCCCTACTGTGGTGGGTGCATTCAGAAAACTAAACTTCAATGTTTGCTCTGGGAGaaatggaattctggctttgcaCAGGATAAGATAAAATTCACATACTTTATATTCTAGCAGATTTACAAGGCCTAGAAGCCACCTGTGTCTCTCAAAAGATTCTAGGAGCAAACTTTGAGCAGTAGCTGGAGTGCCGCAGTTCTGCATTTTGCTAGTATGTTGTAGAGCAAGACCAGTTGTTAAATGGATAGGGGTGTTGGTTCAGTCATAAGGGTATATGTAAGCTGATGTTTTCTGCAGTTGCCTTGAGATGGTTGGAGTAATGGCTTAATAGTTCCTGCCTATGAGTGTCCTTCTTGCAGAAGGATTATTTTATTTCTAGcaaattgctggtgtaaaaaaaaaaaaaaaccttgttgcTACGCAACAATCTTCTCATTCAGATGTATGTTACTCAAtgctttgtatatattttttgaaatCTAAATGAGTATTGAGGGCTGAAGGGATAATTGCTCACCCCTGCTGCCACTCAGAGTTGGTGTAAAATAAGGTGTTAAACTATATCCTTTTACTTGCTTAAGGTATGTATGTCATTGTGTGTGCTGTAATATATACGTTTTTTAATTAAGTTGGTTCAACAAGCCAAATAAAAATCACAGTTGCTCAACCTGGCTCACATTCTTATCTAATATCATAAGATTTGATGACTTATTTAGTTCCATTTTTATAGTTTCAAACTGCCAGCCATTCACTTTTTGGGGTGCCAGCAAGAATCCAACTTAAGtcttgagctggccatacacgtgcagatttttaaaagatctttttgttatcgTAGGATCAAGCTTATTGTGAAACAAatgttagaaaataaaaatagcactttcattttttttcaccaaaaatttCCATTTTGAGCAATATCTACTTGAAGCTGGGAAAATTACCTACTGTAcatggtcctgcaaacaattggacaatgtaCAAAATTCACTGTAAAAGAAACCTGCTTGAAAGATTTTGTTTGATGTCAGATAAAAGATTGCTAGATGGAAATTCACATTACAataaccttacaataatttgattTTGTTGGATTGCACTCAAATTGTATTCAGAGCAGATCTTATTGCAAGGTGATATATCGCAAGCACCTTActgtttaaatcaaaactgaattGCATCCATTGTTTGCAAGGTATGTCCAATGTGATCTAGTGATTGTTACATTCTCTGCTTTGGGGTGAGTGCTTCAAGTTGGCATTTCAACTGTCTTGATGTCTCCTGTGGCACCAGAGCAAAAATCTAACATATGTAGATTATTTGGCCTGGACTTGCCTTCTAAAGAAACATTACAGGGATAAGGGGAGATGGGCAATACACTGTTGCTGACATTAGCAGCATAAATACAATGTGTGTAACCAGGCTATAAAGTAGTCCTGAAACCTCGCACCTTCCCTGTGGTGGGTGATTTGTTCTAAGTTTGTGGCCTTTTCTCAGCCACTAATATCTGGCCTGCCTTGTCTTTTATGAgcagaaatgtaatttttatcaTTTGAACACTAGTGACTAAAATGTGAAGTCTTCTGCCTCTTTAAAATCCATCTCAGCAGTGTAGACAAATCTAAAAGTTCAATTTTTAATACAAAAGAAATGATTATATAGACATATATGATCAGTGTTACATTGCCCTTTTAAGAATAGACTGCAGTGGATGTTTTGTACCATTCTCTGTAAGCTGGAGAACTGATTTCCTGCTTGCATTCCTGTCTCATTGCGGTGTTCCTGGGGCATTGTGTTGTGCAGTGACGTAATTCCTCCTGACTATTTAATCAAAACTGTGATgaacaaaaggaaaatatataggcACCCCCAGCTGTATATATGTGCAAGAATGCAACCTGGCCAGTACCTCGGCTTTCAGATAATTTATGCTCCATTTCACTCAACAAATACTAAGTAAATCTATATAATCTACTGTATCATAAAGCATCTGTGCCTTGTTTATATTATCACACCAAGCCCGTGACTTCCTGTTCTATGCTGTAAGCATGACTGATAAGGAGTCACGTCATGTTCCATCTGAAAGTCATGCATATCTCAAATAAACTCCCCGTGgactggggtataaggtaagcaattacaatcacagGGGCTGCCTAACATGtagaacccccccaccccccatgatTTTACTGGTCCTTTCCCTTTAATTGCAGGTTGCTGAACTAAATGTCCCTAGCTTTCCTAGGATCATATCTTGCTTTAAAAATATAAGCTAGTACTCCTTTAGCCAGGATACAATTTCTGCTTTAGGAATACCGTTTGTAACCCAGAAAATCCTGTGCAATCATAAATCTGACAATTACTATGCAGGCAATGTGTGAAAAGCTTAATGGAATTGGCAGGGTGGGGCTGTGGTTTTCCATGAGTAGATTTGCAAGGGTAATTACCAGCTTTTCCATTGCAGACTATGGAAAGCATAATGCTTGCGACACAAGACCAATTATTGGCCAAAAATTCCAATGGGAAGATTATCTACTTTACACATTCATTGACATCAGTTGTGACCTTTTATACTTCTGCCTTAGCAACCACAGGACCAACTGTCTCTATCATTACATCCCTACGTGTGGATCAGAACAGCACTATCAGCCTTGGCTGCCAACTGCTTACAGTTAACTGAAAACGCATAGGACTAGAGGTCGATCCTATAGGGTACCTATCCAATAGGCTGATGGATACCATACAAGGGGACATGGTATGGCCACTTTTGTATTGTTCAGGCAAGAATGTGATCTACCTGTCTCcgcacacatggggcagattggCATTTTCTACAACAGTTCAGAAAATGCACTGTGTAATAGAAGTTGAGATGAGCCCCAGTAATGGCCCTGCTGAATCAGACTATATGCTCCATAGGGACAGGGACGAATAATCTTTTTGAAGCGCTGCGAAATATGCcggcactatatatatacagtggtgtgaaaaactatttgcccccttcctgatttcttattcttttgcatgtttgtcacacttaaatgtttctgctcatcaaaaaatgttaactattagtcaaagataacataattgaacacaaaatgcagtttttaaatgaaggtttacgttattaagggagaaaaaaaactccaaatctacatggccctgtgtgaaaaagtgattgccccccttgttaaaaaataacttaactgtggtttatcacacctgagttcaatttctgtagtcacccccaggcctgattactgccacacctgtttcaatcaagaaatcacttaaataggagctacctgacacagagaagtagaccaaaagcacctcaaaagctagacatcatgccaagatccaaagaaattcaggaacaaatgagaacaaaagtaattgagatctatcagtctggtaaaggttataaagccatttctaaagctttgggactccagcgaaccacagtgagagccattatccacaaatggcaaaaacatggaacagtggtgaaccttcccaggagtggctggccgaccaaaattaccccaagagcgcagagacaactcatccgagaggccacaaaagaccccaggacaacatctaatgaactgcaggcctcacttgcctcaattaaggtcagtgttcacaactccaccataagaaagagactgggcaaaaacggcctgcatggcagatttccaagacgcaaaccacttttaagcaaaaagaacattaaggctcgtctcaattttgctaaaaaacatctgaatgattgccaagacttttgggaaaataccttgtggaccgacgagacaaaagttgaactttttggaaggtgcgtgtcccgttacatctggcgtaaaagtaacacagcatttcagaaaaagaacatcataccaacagtaaaatatggtggtggtagtgtgatggtctggggttgttttgctgcttcaggacctggaaggcttgctgtgatagatggaaccatgaattctactgtctaccaaaaaatcctgaaggagaatgtccggccatctgttcgtcaactcaagctgaagcgatcttgggtgctgcagcaggacaatgacccaaaacacactagcaaatccacctctgaatggctgaagaaaaacaaaatgaagactttggagtggcctagtcaaagtcctgacctgaatcctattgagatgttgtggcatgaccttaaaaaggcggttcatgctagaaaaccctcaaataaagctgaattacaacaattctgcaaagatgagtgggccaaaattcctccagagcgctgtaaaagactcgttgcaagttattgcaaacgcttgattgcagttattgctgctaagggtggcccaaccagttattaggttcagggggcaattactttttcacacagggccatgtaggtttggattttttttctccctaaataataaaaaccctcatttaaaaactgcattttgtgtttacttgtgttatctttgactaatagtttaATGTGTTTGATgaacagaaacatttaagtgtgacaaacatgcaaaagaataagaaatcaggaagggggcaaatagtttttcacaccactgtatatatatatatataaaatattaatgacaAATGCAGATGAAAATACAACTAAAGTACATGACTGCGTCCTAAGGCCATCATGTAACAcgttgatccccaaccagtggtttatgagcaacatgttgctccctagccccttggatgttgctcccagtggccttaaagcaggtgcttttaACAggctcatttaggctgccagtccacataggagttaccaaatagccaatcacagaccttatttggcaccctcatgaacatttttcatgcttgtgttgcttctcaattctttttacatttaagtgtggttcacgggtaaaaaaggttagggatccctgatgTAAGATGATCCATTttttgccttaaggtggccatacatgctacgaTTACGATCTTTCCCAAGACCATAAGAAAGATCGTTCGTCCACTCTactaacattaaaggaacagtaacatcaaaaaattaaagtgttttaaagtaattaaaatataatgcgctgttgctctgcaaaaaaatggtgtttttgctacagaaaagctactatataaataagctgctgtgtagccatgggggcagccattcaagctggaaaaaaggagaaaaggcacaggttacatagcagataactagtagataagccccatataatgggggtttatctgttatctgctaagtaacctgtgccttttctcctttgaatggctgcccccatggctacacagcagcttatttatataaactatagtagtctttctgaggcaaacacaccagttgtagcaatgcagggcaacagtacattatattgtaattacttttatacactttcattttttggtgttactgttcctttaagagcaggTAAAACAAAGGCATTAT
The sequence above is a segment of the Xenopus tropicalis strain Nigerian chromosome 7, UCB_Xtro_10.0, whole genome shotgun sequence genome. Coding sequences within it:
- the tmem52 gene encoding transmembrane protein 52 isoform X1; translation: MMGVLSAINPCDVSRLFSRVAGESIVRLWFRSCDLFAATSNRELCGPIGFTSDTMKLNVDPGRGTLLLLCCLHSLIPFCAADDDEDDCHKPGCSQGTSWVNLWYVWLILVTIFLLLLCGTTASCIKFCCRKKKPPVQTFQNHPCEVTVIAIDNDSTIHSTVTSYSSVQYPHMFPFADPDRSAMSPPAYSLYAMELPPAYEEAIKMAKTNSEAGPSASAPKLEGISEQEGTEDEPDQQAGQRTISDVTESPPCYEESESSQGQSQSQLTID
- the tmem52 gene encoding transmembrane protein 52 isoform X2, with the protein product MMGVLSAINPCDVSRLFSRVAGESIVRLWFRSCDLFAATSNRELCGPIGFTSDTMKLNVDPGRGTLLLLCCLHSLIPFCAADDDEDDCHKPGCSQGTSWVNLWLILVTIFLLLLCGTTASCIKFCCRKKKPPVQTFQNHPCEVTVIAIDNDSTIHSTVTSYSSVQYPHMFPFADPDRSAMSPPAYSLYAMELPPAYEEAIKMAKTNSEAGPSASAPKLEGISEQEGTEDEPDQQAGQRTISDVTESPPCYEESESSQGQSQSQLTID